One bacterium DNA segment encodes these proteins:
- a CDS encoding NADPH:quinone oxidoreductase family protein, whose product MKAQVVHEFGDYRNLSYEEVDDPAPGPGEVLIGVEAVGLNFPDILMIAGLYQDRPELPFVAGAEAAGRVLAVGDGVTQVSVGDRAFGYKLLVGAMAERFVAPADQVLRLPEGVTMEQGACLSLTYGTGYHALVDRARLEPGETVLITGATGGVGSAGIQIAKALGARVIAAVGTDAKAETARSLGADDVIIYTTESLKDRTRELTGGRGADVIYDPVGGDTFLECLRCINWEGRILVAGFTSGRIPKAPMNLPLLKGCSIVGVFWGAFAERDPQANRANFARLLDWTAEGIIGPRISARFPLESAVDALDTIANRQATGKVVLSPG is encoded by the coding sequence ATGAAGGCCCAGGTAGTCCACGAGTTCGGTGATTACCGCAACCTCAGCTACGAAGAGGTGGACGACCCGGCGCCGGGACCGGGGGAGGTCCTGATCGGAGTCGAGGCGGTGGGGCTCAACTTCCCCGACATCCTGATGATCGCCGGCCTGTACCAGGATCGGCCCGAGTTGCCGTTCGTGGCCGGAGCGGAAGCGGCCGGGAGGGTGCTGGCCGTAGGGGACGGGGTCACCCAGGTATCTGTCGGTGATCGGGCCTTCGGATACAAGCTCCTGGTCGGGGCCATGGCGGAGCGGTTCGTGGCGCCCGCCGACCAGGTGCTCCGCCTGCCCGAGGGGGTGACGATGGAGCAGGGCGCCTGCCTGTCGCTCACCTATGGCACCGGCTACCACGCCCTGGTGGATCGAGCCCGTCTCGAGCCCGGCGAGACGGTGCTGATCACCGGCGCCACCGGCGGGGTGGGCTCGGCCGGCATCCAGATCGCCAAGGCGCTGGGCGCCCGGGTCATCGCGGCGGTCGGTACGGATGCCAAGGCGGAGACGGCCCGGTCGTTGGGCGCCGATGATGTGATCATCTACACGACCGAGTCCCTCAAGGACCGCACCAGGGAACTGACCGGCGGCCGGGGCGCCGACGTCATCTACGACCCCGTCGGCGGCGACACCTTCCTGGAGTGCCTGCGCTGCATCAACTGGGAGGGCCGGATCCTCGTGGCGGGCTTCACGTCCGGCCGGATCCCCAAGGCCCCGATGAACCTGCCCCTGCTCAAGGGATGCTCGATCGTCGGGGTGTTCTGGGGCGCCTTCGCCGAGCGGGATCCGCAGGCCAACCGAGCCAACTTCGCCCGCCTTCTCGACTGGACCGCCGAGGGGATCATCGGGCCCCGGATCAGTGCCCGTTTCCCGCTGGAGTCGGCGGTGGATGCGCTGGACACGATCGCCAACCGGCAGGCAACCGGCAAGGTGGTGCTGAGTCCGGGCTGA
- the tcuB gene encoding tricarballylate utilization 4Fe-4S protein TcuB, with protein MRAPTASVAIATDPPRILEPGLLTEAQRQFDICNACRYCEGLCAVFPALERRPTFSEGDILFLANLCHDCRSCYDVCPYATPHEFAVDIPPLMSRIREETYKSYARPKPLGPALLGPTRGRAWLATVVVAVTVVIGLLILGWDRLVAPPAAEEAFYEVVPFLVMTIPASVIAGLALLFLGAGLAAFWRDTTRGRPDLGSMREAVYAAFSLKNMHGGGPGCTYPDETPAKSRLVMHSLVFNGFLLTFLATVLAAIWQELLGRMPPYPLLSAPVIIGTVGGIATIGGCAGLLVLRAGSRQELEAGGARRLDLDFIILLVLVNGSGLALLALRSTTAMGLLLLLHLALVAAFFVSLPYGKFVHATYRTSALVQDSLENRAERAS; from the coding sequence ATGCGCGCTCCGACGGCGAGCGTCGCAATCGCGACCGACCCTCCGCGAATCCTCGAGCCCGGCCTTCTCACCGAGGCCCAACGGCAATTCGACATCTGCAACGCCTGCCGGTACTGCGAGGGCCTGTGCGCGGTCTTCCCGGCCCTCGAGCGACGCCCTACGTTCAGCGAAGGCGACATCCTCTTCCTCGCCAACCTGTGCCACGACTGCCGCAGCTGCTACGACGTCTGCCCCTACGCCACGCCCCACGAGTTCGCGGTGGACATCCCCCCGTTGATGAGCCGCATCCGGGAGGAGACCTACAAGAGCTACGCACGTCCCAAGCCTCTCGGGCCCGCCCTGCTGGGGCCGACCCGAGGAAGGGCCTGGCTGGCGACGGTCGTAGTGGCGGTAACCGTGGTGATCGGGCTGCTCATCCTCGGATGGGACCGGCTCGTGGCCCCGCCCGCCGCAGAAGAGGCGTTCTACGAGGTGGTCCCCTTCCTGGTGATGACGATCCCGGCGTCGGTGATCGCGGGCCTCGCCCTGCTCTTCCTCGGCGCCGGCCTGGCCGCCTTCTGGCGGGACACCACCCGCGGCAGGCCCGACCTGGGCTCGATGAGAGAGGCTGTCTACGCCGCCTTCAGCCTCAAGAACATGCACGGCGGAGGACCGGGATGCACGTATCCCGACGAGACGCCTGCCAAGAGCCGGCTGGTCATGCACTCACTGGTGTTCAACGGGTTCCTCCTCACCTTCCTCGCCACCGTCCTCGCCGCCATCTGGCAGGAACTGCTGGGAAGGATGCCTCCCTATCCGCTGCTGAGCGCACCGGTGATAATCGGGACCGTCGGCGGAATCGCGACCATCGGAGGTTGCGCCGGGCTGCTCGTGTTGCGGGCCGGGAGCCGGCAGGAACTCGAAGCGGGCGGGGCCCGGCGCCTGGATCTGGACTTCATCATCCTCCTCGTCCTGGTCAACGGGTCAGGACTGGCGCTGCTCGCATTGCGGTCGACCACGGCCATGGGGTTGCTGCTGCTGTTGCATCTGGCGCTGGTGGCGGCCTTCTTCGTGAGCCTGCCGTACGGCAAGTTCGTCCACGCCACCTACCGGACGAGCGCGCTGGTCCAGGACTCACTGGAGAACCGGGCGGAGCGGGCCTCCTAG
- the mce gene encoding methylmalonyl-CoA epimerase — translation MKLLNLDHVAIAVRDLDQALDEYRRRYGIEPLYREVVEDQGVEEAMLAVGGSFVQLLEPLDADTPVGRFLERRGEGMHHVAFAVVDIEAALAHLKAEGARLVDETPRTGGRGTRIAFVHPKGGNQTLVELVELPT, via the coding sequence GTGAAGCTCCTCAACCTCGACCACGTGGCGATCGCCGTTCGCGACCTCGACCAGGCGCTGGACGAGTACCGGCGCCGCTACGGGATAGAGCCCCTGTACCGGGAGGTGGTGGAGGACCAGGGGGTGGAGGAGGCCATGCTGGCGGTGGGCGGGTCCTTCGTCCAGCTACTGGAACCCTTGGACGCCGACACTCCGGTGGGCCGCTTCCTGGAGCGCCGGGGCGAGGGAATGCACCACGTGGCGTTCGCGGTGGTGGACATCGAGGCGGCCCTGGCCCACCTGAAGGCGGAGGGCGCCCGCCTGGTGGACGAGACCCCCAGAACCGGGGGACGCGGCACCCGGATCGCCTTCGTGCATCCGAAAGGTGGAAACCAAACCCTCGTCGAGCTAGTCGAACTCCCTACATGA
- a CDS encoding 6-phosphofructokinase — MRIGILTGGGDVPGLNPAIKSFTNRMDEAGHSVLGLRRGWGAMIGIDPDDPRSISAHTMPLDPLAVRAIDRTGGTILHSSRTNPGRVAEGSLPPFITPSESEAPYDLTAHAVRVIERLGLDALVAIGGDDTLSYALRMHQEGVPVVAIPKTMDNDVPGTDYCIGFSTAVTRSVGFINDLRSAVGSHERVAVVELFGRYSGETSLVSGYLASADRTLIAEVPFDMDRLAAMVVADRAANPSRYAVVVVSEGATMSGGERVESGAADAYGHRKLGGIGETTGNLIKRMTGIGVMNQRVAYLMRSGPPDVLDLMVGTNFGTMAAEMLLAGTSGDMVAIRRGVYTTAGLEVLAEGARRVDVETFYDAEAYRPRVRALAGKPMFLS, encoded by the coding sequence ATGCGTATCGGAATCCTGACCGGCGGGGGTGACGTCCCGGGACTCAATCCGGCCATCAAGTCCTTCACCAACCGGATGGACGAGGCCGGCCATTCCGTCCTGGGGCTGCGCCGCGGCTGGGGAGCGATGATCGGCATCGATCCTGACGATCCCCGATCGATCTCCGCCCACACCATGCCCCTCGACCCCCTGGCGGTGCGCGCCATCGACCGGACCGGCGGGACCATCCTGCATTCCAGCCGTACCAACCCGGGCCGGGTGGCCGAGGGGAGCCTGCCCCCGTTCATCACTCCCTCCGAATCCGAGGCTCCCTACGACCTGACCGCCCATGCGGTGCGGGTGATCGAGCGCCTGGGCCTCGACGCGCTCGTGGCGATCGGCGGTGACGACACCCTCTCCTACGCCCTCCGGATGCACCAAGAGGGCGTCCCGGTGGTGGCCATCCCCAAGACGATGGACAACGACGTGCCGGGAACCGACTACTGCATCGGGTTCTCCACCGCCGTCACCCGCTCGGTCGGGTTCATCAACGACCTGCGGAGCGCGGTGGGAAGCCACGAGCGGGTGGCCGTGGTCGAGCTGTTCGGCCGCTACTCGGGAGAGACCAGCCTGGTGTCGGGCTACCTGGCCTCCGCCGATCGGACCCTCATCGCCGAAGTGCCCTTCGACATGGATCGGCTGGCCGCCATGGTGGTGGCCGACCGGGCGGCCAACCCGAGCCGCTACGCCGTGGTGGTGGTGTCCGAGGGCGCCACCATGTCGGGTGGAGAGCGGGTGGAGAGCGGCGCCGCCGACGCCTACGGCCATCGCAAGCTGGGCGGGATCGGGGAGACCACCGGGAACCTCATCAAGCGGATGACCGGTATCGGCGTCATGAACCAGCGGGTCGCTTACCTGATGCGCAGCGGTCCTCCGGACGTGCTGGACCTGATGGTGGGCACCAACTTCGGTACCATGGCGGCGGAGATGCTGCTGGCCGGGACCAGCGGGGACATGGTGGCGATCCGCCGCGGCGTCTACACCACCGCCGGTCTCGAGGTGCTGGCGGAAGGCGCCCGCCGGGTGGACGTGGAGACCTTCTATGACGCCGAGGCCTACCGGCCCAGGGTCCGCGCCCTGGCCGGCAAGCCGATGTTCCTCTCCTGA
- the tcuA gene encoding FAD-dependent tricarballylate dehydrogenase TcuA, translated as MTAAADVIVVGGGNAGLCAALTARRFADRVLVLESAPMDMRGGNTRHTRNIRHIHAGGDRVLTGAYSEEELWEDLVKVSDEDIDEDIARMVIRESESVPGFMEQHGVHWQASLKGTLHLSRTNRFFLGGGKAMLNALYASAGRQKIEVRYETPVTDILVEGRRASGVVAVIDGEPTGLAARSVVVASGGYEANKDWLRDHWGDAADRFVIRGSPFNMGGPLKALLDRGARSVGNPKGAHAISVDARAPDFDGGIVTRIDSVPLSIMVNRAGRRFADEGEDLWPRRYASWGHLIAAQPDQIAYSIFDSQVNDLFIPGLYPPYRAETLDGLAELAGLPPDALGRTVRQFNASVPDDPPFDHSGLDGRSTAGLDIPKSNWALRIDTPPFYAYPLRCGITFTYLGLKVDAEAHLQTDAGRVDNLFAAGEIMSGNVLTAGYLAGFGLTIGAVFGRRAGSGAGRFASSGS; from the coding sequence ATGACAGCAGCGGCCGATGTGATCGTCGTGGGTGGCGGCAACGCCGGGCTGTGCGCCGCCCTGACCGCCCGCCGGTTCGCCGACAGGGTCCTCGTCCTGGAGTCGGCGCCCATGGACATGCGCGGAGGAAACACGCGCCACACCCGCAACATCCGCCACATCCACGCCGGCGGCGACAGGGTCCTGACCGGCGCCTATAGCGAGGAGGAGCTCTGGGAGGATCTCGTCAAGGTGAGCGACGAGGACATCGACGAGGACATCGCCCGGATGGTGATCAGGGAGTCCGAGTCGGTTCCGGGCTTCATGGAACAGCACGGCGTCCACTGGCAGGCGTCCCTCAAGGGCACGCTCCACCTGTCACGGACCAACCGGTTCTTCCTCGGCGGAGGCAAGGCGATGCTCAACGCCCTGTACGCGTCCGCCGGGAGGCAGAAGATCGAGGTGCGTTACGAGACGCCGGTGACGGACATCCTGGTCGAAGGGCGCAGAGCGTCCGGAGTGGTCGCCGTCATCGACGGCGAGCCGACCGGGTTGGCGGCGCGGTCGGTCGTGGTGGCGTCGGGTGGCTACGAGGCCAACAAGGATTGGCTCCGCGACCACTGGGGTGATGCGGCGGATCGGTTCGTGATCCGCGGGTCGCCCTTCAACATGGGCGGCCCCCTCAAGGCCCTGCTCGACCGGGGCGCGCGGTCGGTCGGCAATCCGAAGGGGGCGCACGCCATCAGCGTCGATGCCCGCGCCCCGGACTTCGACGGAGGGATCGTCACCCGGATCGACTCGGTGCCGCTGTCGATCATGGTCAACAGGGCGGGCCGGCGCTTCGCGGACGAAGGAGAGGATCTCTGGCCGAGGAGATACGCCAGCTGGGGTCACCTGATCGCGGCCCAACCGGATCAGATCGCCTACTCGATCTTCGACTCGCAGGTCAACGACCTCTTCATACCGGGCCTGTACCCGCCGTACCGGGCGGAGACGCTCGACGGTCTGGCAGAGTTGGCCGGGCTTCCTCCGGATGCGCTCGGGCGGACGGTCCGGCAGTTCAACGCGTCGGTTCCGGACGACCCTCCCTTCGACCACAGCGGCCTCGACGGGCGGAGCACGGCCGGCCTCGACATACCGAAGTCGAACTGGGCGCTGCGCATCGACACCCCGCCCTTCTACGCCTACCCGCTGCGATGCGGGATCACCTTCACATACCTGGGCCTCAAGGTCGACGCCGAGGCCCACCTGCAGACGGACGCCGGCCGGGTCGACAACCTCTTCGCTGCCGGAGAGATCATGTCGGGCAACGTGCTCACCGCCGGCTACCTGGCGGGGTTCGGCCTCACCATCGGCGCGGTCTTCGGCCGGCGAGCCGGGTCCGGGGCAGGCCGGTTCGCCTCGTCCGGGAGCTAG